One stretch of Lucilia cuprina isolate Lc7/37 chromosome 6, ASM2204524v1, whole genome shotgun sequence DNA includes these proteins:
- the LOC111687693 gene encoding trypsin-1-like isoform X3, which translates to MPCSCGTANVINRIVGGEETQEIRYPWMALLKNNNRFYCGGSLVSDRYVATAAHCLRGFRPNAISVSLLVHDRKSNSSREITRKAKRVIIHERYNPFNIDNDIGLIQLSESVEMSKVLRPVCMPLKDQTYLDELGIASGWGATSEGGPLAQKLMQVSVPIISNEECNEKYGEDRITENMMCAGVPEGNKDSCQGDSGGPFLVHNKDLNIYHLAGIVSWGEGCARPDRPGVYTRVTRYLDWIEKRTNDSCRCDMPSTKVLENIYWEREDYKKC; encoded by the exons GTGTGGAACGGCCAATGTTATTAACCGTATAGTGGGTGGAGAGGAGACTCAAGAGATACGCTACCCCTGGATGGCGTTGTTGAAAAATAACAATCGTTTCTATTGTGGAGGCTCTTTAGTTTCAGATCGCTATGTGGCTACTGCAGCCCATTGTTTAAGAGGTTTTAGACCTAATGCTATATCGGTCAGTTTATTGGTACATGATCGTAAGTCTAATTCTTCCCGAGAAATTACTAGAAAAGCAAAACGAGTTATCATACATGAACGTTATAATCCATTTAATATTGACAATGACATTGGTCTAATACAATTGTCAGAATCGGTCGAAATGTCAAAAGTCTTAAGGCCTGTATGTATGCCTTTAAAAGATCAAACTTATCTAGATGAACTTGGCATAGCTAGTGGTTGGGGCGCCACCTCCGAGGGCGGACCCTTGGCTCAAAAATTAATG CAAGTTAGTGTCCCCATTATTTCCAATGAAGAGTGTAATGAAAAATATGGTGAAGATCGTATAACCGAAAATATGATGTGCGCTGGTGTCCCAGAAGGCAATAAAGATTCTTGTCAAGGCGACAGTGGTGGTCCTTTTCTAGTTCATAATAAAGATTTGAATATTTATCATTTGGCTGGTATTGTCTCGTGGGGTGAAGGTTGTGCTAGACCTGATAGACCGGGCGTATATACAAGAGTAACACGTTATTTGGATTGGATTGAAAAGCGTACAAATGATTCGTGTCGCTGTGATATGCCCAGTACAAAAgtgttggaaaatatttattgggAGAGAGAAGACTATAAAAAGTGTTGA